The following proteins are co-located in the Dietzia timorensis genome:
- the smc gene encoding chromosome segregation protein SMC — translation MYLKSLTLKGFKSFASPTTLRFEPGICAVVGPNGSGKSNVVDALTWVMGEQGAKTLRGGKMQDVIFAGTTGKSALGRAEVTLTIDNADGALPIDYAEVSVTRRMFRDGAGEYEINGNRARLMDVQELLSDSGIGREMHVIVGQGKLSEILESRPEERRAFIEEAAGILKHRRRKEKAQRKLAGMQGNLDRLQDLTKELRRQLGPLARQAEVARRAQTVQADLRDATFRLAADDLQRRRTELSDVDTARADLTRQLAEATDARDELARSVDALNVRVEELSPRADQAQQRWFALSALGERSRATQRIAADRVRSLTSAAPSHTGPDPEEIERQAEEAAAKETEQADAVDKAKAALEAATAALAEKEKVAQDLEAEHLRQVRAIADRREGLARLAGKAEAVASRIETLNEQIDKHTSDLGAAQEAVTTADDEVAVAESRIIDHGEGEEDLNATLDEAERAYDSAALRVTELREMQNDAGKTMAGLDARIDTLRSSLGAGDGSEWLAKHLGEKWTGTLAEHITIDSGAEKAMGVVLGQFADAGVTAEGIDLSEALSALGNDNGGRATLIAQTPGERTWHLEADLVSGARWAIDAISAPAELQGVLAGVLADVVLVSDVKAAHEQVAVDRRLRAVTKDGEIVGPGWMVGGGNAGRSGVEIAAAIDDAEKERAKAKKKADKAGATLSGAEATLADATAALESARAAMTESDQRIEGLYKEMARLGVARRRAEHEARRIEQTRGSARDKLEAAYAEQVELRQRIAAADGDEPEEPSTDSDDDRRSKAQEAVGAARGVETEARLALRTAEERMQSGRGRSASLRRAANAERESRARAARAAAARKRGAEVAEMVTELGDTLAERLDSVTADAATFRDRIVAARDETATRLAAKRKDLGDAESAVNKLADSAHRDEVARAQLEVKVQELEQGVLERLGIEPEALLAEYGPEVEIPPSPLEISEFEDARERGEDVTRPQGMPYVRSEQEARRKRAEKDLATLGKVNPLALEEYAALEERHSFLAAQLDDVKKARNDLEGVIDDVDSRIEQIFTEAYFDVEREFEQVFQVLFPGGEGRLVLTDPDDMLATGIDVEARPPGKKVKRLSLLSGGEKSLTAVAMLVAIFKARPSPFYVMDEVEAALDDTNLRRLISLFEQLRETSQLVVITHQKPTMDVADVLYGVSMQGDGISKVISQRMTSLRS, via the coding sequence GTGTATCTCAAAAGTCTGACGCTCAAAGGGTTCAAGTCCTTTGCGTCGCCGACGACTTTGAGGTTTGAACCAGGAATCTGTGCGGTCGTCGGGCCGAATGGTTCCGGCAAGTCCAATGTCGTCGACGCCTTGACCTGGGTCATGGGCGAACAGGGCGCGAAGACCCTGCGTGGCGGCAAAATGCAGGATGTTATCTTCGCCGGCACGACCGGCAAGTCCGCCCTCGGGCGCGCCGAGGTGACGCTGACCATCGACAATGCCGATGGCGCCCTGCCCATCGACTACGCCGAAGTGTCGGTGACACGACGGATGTTCCGTGACGGCGCCGGCGAGTACGAGATCAACGGCAACCGCGCTCGTCTCATGGATGTCCAGGAGCTGTTGTCGGACTCGGGTATCGGCCGCGAGATGCACGTTATCGTCGGCCAGGGCAAGCTCTCGGAGATCCTCGAATCCAGGCCCGAGGAGCGACGTGCGTTCATCGAAGAGGCCGCCGGGATCCTCAAGCACCGCCGCAGGAAAGAAAAGGCGCAGCGCAAGCTTGCGGGTATGCAGGGCAACCTCGACCGTCTCCAGGATCTCACCAAGGAACTGCGGCGGCAGCTGGGACCGCTCGCGCGCCAGGCCGAGGTTGCCCGGCGCGCGCAAACCGTGCAGGCGGATCTGCGCGACGCGACATTCCGGCTCGCCGCGGACGACTTGCAGCGGCGCCGCACCGAGCTGTCGGACGTCGATACCGCGCGCGCCGACCTCACCCGTCAGCTCGCCGAGGCGACCGATGCGCGCGACGAACTCGCGCGCTCGGTGGACGCGCTGAATGTACGGGTCGAGGAGCTTTCGCCGCGCGCGGACCAGGCCCAGCAGCGTTGGTTCGCCTTGAGCGCTTTGGGCGAACGGTCGCGCGCGACCCAGCGCATCGCTGCGGACCGAGTGCGCAGCCTCACCTCTGCGGCTCCCTCGCACACCGGGCCTGATCCGGAGGAGATCGAGCGGCAGGCCGAAGAGGCCGCGGCGAAGGAAACCGAACAGGCCGATGCCGTAGACAAGGCGAAGGCTGCGCTCGAGGCGGCGACGGCTGCGCTCGCCGAGAAAGAAAAGGTGGCGCAGGACCTCGAGGCGGAGCATCTTCGTCAGGTACGTGCGATCGCCGACCGCCGAGAAGGGCTGGCACGCCTCGCCGGCAAGGCCGAGGCGGTGGCGTCGCGCATCGAGACGCTCAATGAGCAGATCGACAAGCACACCTCAGATCTCGGCGCCGCGCAAGAGGCCGTCACCACGGCGGACGACGAGGTCGCCGTCGCCGAGTCGCGCATCATCGACCACGGCGAAGGCGAAGAAGACCTCAATGCCACGCTCGACGAAGCAGAGCGCGCCTATGACTCCGCCGCGCTGCGCGTGACCGAACTTCGCGAGATGCAAAACGATGCCGGCAAGACGATGGCCGGCCTCGACGCGCGAATCGACACTCTGCGCTCCTCGCTGGGTGCGGGCGATGGCTCGGAATGGCTCGCCAAGCATCTCGGAGAGAAGTGGACGGGCACTCTCGCCGAACACATCACCATCGATTCCGGGGCCGAGAAGGCAATGGGCGTCGTTCTCGGGCAATTCGCCGACGCCGGCGTCACAGCTGAGGGAATCGACCTGTCCGAGGCGCTGTCGGCTCTCGGTAATGACAACGGCGGACGGGCCACCTTGATCGCGCAGACGCCGGGGGAGCGGACGTGGCATCTTGAGGCCGATCTCGTCTCCGGCGCGCGGTGGGCGATCGACGCGATCTCGGCTCCCGCCGAGCTACAAGGAGTCCTCGCGGGCGTGCTCGCCGACGTCGTCCTCGTATCGGACGTGAAGGCCGCGCACGAGCAGGTCGCAGTGGACCGGCGTCTGCGGGCGGTGACCAAAGACGGCGAGATCGTCGGTCCCGGCTGGATGGTCGGCGGCGGCAACGCGGGCCGATCAGGGGTGGAGATCGCCGCCGCGATCGACGACGCCGAAAAGGAGCGCGCCAAGGCGAAGAAGAAGGCCGACAAGGCGGGCGCGACGCTGTCAGGCGCCGAGGCCACTCTCGCCGACGCAACGGCGGCGCTCGAATCGGCGCGCGCGGCTATGACGGAATCCGATCAGCGCATCGAGGGCCTCTACAAGGAGATGGCGCGCCTGGGAGTCGCGCGACGCCGAGCCGAACACGAGGCACGGCGGATCGAGCAGACGCGCGGCAGCGCTCGCGACAAACTCGAGGCCGCCTACGCCGAGCAGGTCGAGCTGCGCCAGCGCATCGCAGCCGCCGACGGCGATGAGCCCGAGGAACCGTCCACCGACAGCGACGACGACCGCCGGTCCAAGGCGCAGGAAGCGGTCGGCGCGGCGCGCGGGGTCGAGACCGAGGCGCGGCTCGCCCTGCGCACCGCCGAAGAACGCATGCAGTCCGGGCGCGGCCGGTCGGCGTCGCTCCGCCGCGCCGCGAACGCCGAGCGCGAATCCCGTGCCCGCGCCGCGCGAGCCGCGGCCGCTCGCAAGCGCGGAGCCGAAGTCGCCGAGATGGTCACCGAGCTCGGCGACACACTCGCCGAAAGGCTCGACTCCGTGACTGCGGACGCCGCGACCTTCCGGGACCGCATCGTTGCCGCCCGCGACGAGACCGCGACCCGGCTCGCCGCGAAGCGTAAAGACCTCGGTGATGCGGAGTCCGCCGTCAACAAGCTCGCAGACAGCGCGCATCGCGACGAGGTCGCCAGGGCGCAACTCGAGGTCAAGGTGCAAGAACTCGAGCAGGGCGTGCTCGAACGGCTCGGCATCGAACCCGAGGCGCTGCTGGCGGAGTACGGCCCCGAGGTCGAGATTCCGCCGAGCCCGCTGGAGATCAGCGAGTTCGAAGACGCCCGAGAGCGCGGCGAGGACGTGACGAGGCCGCAGGGCATGCCGTATGTCCGCTCCGAGCAGGAAGCGCGCCGCAAGCGTGCGGAGAAGGATCTGGCCACCCTCGGTAAGGTCAACCCACTCGCGCTCGAGGAGTACGCCGCGCTCGAGGAACGCCACTCCTTCCTCGCCGCGCAGCTCGACGACGTGAAGAAGGCGCGCAACGACCTCGAGGGCGTGATCGATGACGTCGATTCTCGCATCGAGCAGATCTTCACCGAGGCTTATTTCGACGTCGAGCGAGAGTTCGAGCAGGTCTTCCAGGTGTTGTTCCCCGGCGGCGAGGGCCGACTCGTCCTCACCGATCCCGACGACATGCTCGCCACCGGCATCGACGTCGAGGCCCGCCCGCCGGGCAAGAAGGTCAAGCGCCTGTCGCTGCTGTCGGGCGGAGAGAAATCGCTCACGGCGGTCGCAATGCTCGTGGCGATCTTCAAGGCCCGCCCGTCGCCGTTCTATGTCATGGACGAGGTTGAGGCCGCCCTCGACGACACCAACCTGCGCCGCCTGATCAGCCTGTTCGAGCAGCTGCGCGAGACGAGTCAGCTCGTCGTCATCACCCACCAGAAGCCGACGATGGACGTCGCAGACGTGCTCTACGGCGTCTCGATGCAGGGCGATGGAATCTCGAAGGTGATCTCCCAGCGGATGACCAGCCTGCGCTCGTAG